A DNA window from Camelina sativa cultivar DH55 chromosome 17, Cs, whole genome shotgun sequence contains the following coding sequences:
- the LOC104757699 gene encoding SET and MYND domain-containing protein 4-like isoform X2 produces MEKLKSLIPEDLLQTVKSSSDDDLLTTTSSLLRLFMGLPQFHQAVSELADPDLGCCGKNEETSLDLKRRGNLSFRSRDFHDALRFYSKALRVAPPEAIDGDKSLLASLLLNRANVLHNLGLLKESLRDCHRALRIDPCYAKAWYRRGKLNTLLGNYKDAFHDITVSMSLESSLAGKKQLQNERNAISDYQNKQTSEYDECHLSNYAGEDHLPTVQTEVKLRCVSTKEKGRGMVSECDIELASVIHIEEPFSVVISKSCRETHCHFCLNELPADAVPCPSCSIPVYCSESCQIQSGGMLSTNERDKHHVFQNLPDDIVEHIKAGRVIMKLINQGKAATDLSNLQEILELSHSYSMMNPEIKLELHLISIVLIWCLSKSSCPDLSVCEAAVTQTIILLSQIKVNSIAVVRMKSSGDSFKCIPSGNVSAKEQIQSLEQIRVGQALYKTGSLFNHSCKPNIHLYFLSRGLVVQTTEFVPMGCPLELSYGPEVGKWDCKDRIRFLEEEYFFHCRCRCCSQINLSDLVINGYCCVNTDCTGVVLDSNVATCVSEKLNHFLTAPKSLDHHTQVWDKVHTDVEEVASSLFSKRRGSFHIEPEICLKCGSRSDIENSHAAVNKAWNHLRRVDELKNSGQANVSLLSDCLRSIAVLRNFLHMYNKDIADAEDKVAQVCYLAEELLDARKHCEASIKILKRLYDDEHVVIGNEMVKLASIQLASGDSSGAWKTTKRLSQIFSKYYGSHAETLFSYLPCLKQEAANAVNLSS; encoded by the exons ATGGAGAAATTGAAGTCGctgattcctgaagatcttctcCAAACAGTGAAATCGAGCAGCGACGATGATCTTCTCACAactacttcttctcttctccgttTGTTTATGGGTCTTCCCCAATTCCACCAA GCGGTGAGTGAGTTAGCTGATCCTGATTTGGGCTGCTGTGGGAAGAACGAAGAGACATCTCTGGACTTGAAACGACGAGGAAATCTCAGCTTTCGCAGCCGGGATTTTCACGACGCTTTGCGTTTCTACTCTAAAGCTTTACGCGTTGCTCCTCCAGAAGCCATTGATGGAGACAAGAGCTTACTTGCTTCTCTGCTTCTGAATAGAGCTAATGTCCTTCAT AATCTTGGGCTGCTCAAAGAGAGCTTACGGGACTGCCATCGTGCTCTCCGGATTGATCCTTGTTATGCTAAG GCTTGGTATAGGAGAGGCAAACTTAATACTCTTCTTGGAAACTATAAAGATGCGTTCCATGACATTACTGTTTCTATGTCGCTTGAGTCATCGTTGGCAGGGAAGAAGCAGTTACAAAATGAACGCAATGCTATTTCTGACTACCAGAATAAGCAAACATCGGAATACGATGAATGTCATTTAAGCAATTATGCTGGCGAGG ATCATCTGCCAACTGTGCAGACGGAAGTAAAGCTGCGTTGTGTGTCGACAAAAGAGAAAGGAAGGGGTATGGTATCAGAATGTGATATTGAACTAGCGTCTGTGATACATATCGAAGAACCTTTTAGTGTG GTCATATCAAAAAGTTGTCGGGAAACACATTGCCACTTTTGCCTGAATGAGTTGCCTGCTGATGCTGTTCCATGTCCTTCATGCTCAATACCTGTGTACTGCTCAGAGTCCTGCCAAATTCAATCAGGTGGAATGCTGTCCACAAATGAGAGGGATAAGCACCACGTTTTTCAGAATCTACCCGATGATATCGTTGAGCATATCAAAG CTGGTCGAGTTATAATGAAATTGATAAATCAAGGGAAAGCAGCTACGGATCTTTCTAACCTTCAGGAGATATTA GAACTTTCCCATAGCTACTCTATGATGAATCCAGAGATCAAGTTGGAGTTGCATCTAATTTCCATAGTATTGATTTGGTGCCTTAGTAAATCAAGCTGCCCTGATCTTTCGGTCTGTGAAGCTGCTGTGACACAG ACTATCATACTGCTGTCACAAATCAAGGTGAACTCTATAGCAGTTGTCCGCATGAAATCCAGTGGCGATTCTTTTAAATGCATCCCATCTGGAAACGTCTCAGCAAAAGAGCAGATTCAGAGTTTAGAGCAG ATCCGAGTTGGTCAGGCTCTCTATAAAACTGGTAGTTTGTTCAATCATTCCTGCAAGCCAAACATCCATTTGTACTTCCTTTCACGTGGACTTGTTGTGCAAACAACAGAGTTTGTTCCCATGGGTTGTCCCCTTGAACTTTCATATGGTCCTGAG GTCGGAAAATGGGATTGCAAAGATCGCATTagatttcttgaagaagaatACTTTTTCCATTGTCGGTGCCGTTGCTGTTCTCAAATTAACCTATCTGACCTAGTTATAAATGGGTATTGCTGTGTCAATACAGACTGTACTGGTGTAGTTTTGGATAGTAATGTGGCCACATGCGTGTCCGAGAAGCTAAATCATTTTTTGACTGCTCCAAAAAGCCTGGATCATCACACTCAG GTGTGGGATAAGGTGCATACTGATGTTGAGGAAGTGGCTTCAAGTTTGTTCAGTAAACGGAGAGGTTCCTTTCATATAGAACCTGAGATATGTTTGAAATGTGGTTCCCGCAGTGATATAGAAAATTCTCATGCAGCAGTGAACAAAGCTTGGAATCACTTAAGAAG GGTGGACGAGTTGAAAAATTCAGGGCAGGCCAACGTTTCTCTATTATCAGATTGTTTAAGGTCCATTGCCGTGCTTAGAAATTTCCTTCACATGTATAACAAAGACATTGCTGAT GCGGAGGATAAGGTTGCTCAGGTCTGCTATTTAGCTGAAGAACTGCTGGATGCAAGAAAGCATTGTGAAGCATCcattaag ATTCTGAAGAGGTTGTATGATGATGAACACGTGGTGATTGGAAATGAGATGGTGAAGCTTGCGTCCATTCAGCTAGCATCAGGTGATTCAAGTGGAGCATGGAAGACAACAAAGAGATTGTCTCAGATATTCTCCAAGTATTACGGGTCACATGCTGAGACTCTCTTCTCTTATCTCCCATGTCTTAAGCAAGAAGCTGCCAACGCTGTGAACTTGTCATCTTAA
- the LOC104757699 gene encoding SET and MYND domain-containing protein 4-like isoform X1 — translation MEKLKSLIPEDLLQTVKSSSDDDLLTTTSSLLRLFMGLPQFHQAVSELADPDLGCCGKNEETSLDLKRRGNLSFRSRDFHDALRFYSKALRVAPPEAIDGDKSLLASLLLNRANVLHNLGLLKESLRDCHRALRIDPCYAKAWYRRGKLNTLLGNYKDAFHDITVSMSLESSLAGKKQLQNERNAISDYQNKQTSEYDECHLSNYAGEDHLPTVQTEVKLRCVSTKEKGRGMVSECDIELASVIHIEEPFSVVISKSCRETHCHFCLNELPADAVPCPSCSIPVYCSESCQIQSGGMLSTNERDKHHVFQNLPDDIVEHIKGITSADIYYSENECIQEHQHECRGANWSAVLTSDAVLAGRVIMKLINQGKAATDLSNLQEILELSHSYSMMNPEIKLELHLISIVLIWCLSKSSCPDLSVCEAAVTQTIILLSQIKVNSIAVVRMKSSGDSFKCIPSGNVSAKEQIQSLEQIRVGQALYKTGSLFNHSCKPNIHLYFLSRGLVVQTTEFVPMGCPLELSYGPEVGKWDCKDRIRFLEEEYFFHCRCRCCSQINLSDLVINGYCCVNTDCTGVVLDSNVATCVSEKLNHFLTAPKSLDHHTQVWDKVHTDVEEVASSLFSKRRGSFHIEPEICLKCGSRSDIENSHAAVNKAWNHLRRVDELKNSGQANVSLLSDCLRSIAVLRNFLHMYNKDIADAEDKVAQVCYLAEELLDARKHCEASIKILKRLYDDEHVVIGNEMVKLASIQLASGDSSGAWKTTKRLSQIFSKYYGSHAETLFSYLPCLKQEAANAVNLSS, via the exons ATGGAGAAATTGAAGTCGctgattcctgaagatcttctcCAAACAGTGAAATCGAGCAGCGACGATGATCTTCTCACAactacttcttctcttctccgttTGTTTATGGGTCTTCCCCAATTCCACCAA GCGGTGAGTGAGTTAGCTGATCCTGATTTGGGCTGCTGTGGGAAGAACGAAGAGACATCTCTGGACTTGAAACGACGAGGAAATCTCAGCTTTCGCAGCCGGGATTTTCACGACGCTTTGCGTTTCTACTCTAAAGCTTTACGCGTTGCTCCTCCAGAAGCCATTGATGGAGACAAGAGCTTACTTGCTTCTCTGCTTCTGAATAGAGCTAATGTCCTTCAT AATCTTGGGCTGCTCAAAGAGAGCTTACGGGACTGCCATCGTGCTCTCCGGATTGATCCTTGTTATGCTAAG GCTTGGTATAGGAGAGGCAAACTTAATACTCTTCTTGGAAACTATAAAGATGCGTTCCATGACATTACTGTTTCTATGTCGCTTGAGTCATCGTTGGCAGGGAAGAAGCAGTTACAAAATGAACGCAATGCTATTTCTGACTACCAGAATAAGCAAACATCGGAATACGATGAATGTCATTTAAGCAATTATGCTGGCGAGG ATCATCTGCCAACTGTGCAGACGGAAGTAAAGCTGCGTTGTGTGTCGACAAAAGAGAAAGGAAGGGGTATGGTATCAGAATGTGATATTGAACTAGCGTCTGTGATACATATCGAAGAACCTTTTAGTGTG GTCATATCAAAAAGTTGTCGGGAAACACATTGCCACTTTTGCCTGAATGAGTTGCCTGCTGATGCTGTTCCATGTCCTTCATGCTCAATACCTGTGTACTGCTCAGAGTCCTGCCAAATTCAATCAGGTGGAATGCTGTCCACAAATGAGAGGGATAAGCACCACGTTTTTCAGAATCTACCCGATGATATCGTTGAGCATATCAAAGGTATTACATCAGCTGATATATATTATTCTGAAAATGAGTGCATTCAAGAACACCAGCATGAGTGTCGTGGAGCCAATTGGTCTGCTGTACTGACATCTGATGCTGTTTTAGCTGGTCGAGTTATAATGAAATTGATAAATCAAGGGAAAGCAGCTACGGATCTTTCTAACCTTCAGGAGATATTA GAACTTTCCCATAGCTACTCTATGATGAATCCAGAGATCAAGTTGGAGTTGCATCTAATTTCCATAGTATTGATTTGGTGCCTTAGTAAATCAAGCTGCCCTGATCTTTCGGTCTGTGAAGCTGCTGTGACACAG ACTATCATACTGCTGTCACAAATCAAGGTGAACTCTATAGCAGTTGTCCGCATGAAATCCAGTGGCGATTCTTTTAAATGCATCCCATCTGGAAACGTCTCAGCAAAAGAGCAGATTCAGAGTTTAGAGCAG ATCCGAGTTGGTCAGGCTCTCTATAAAACTGGTAGTTTGTTCAATCATTCCTGCAAGCCAAACATCCATTTGTACTTCCTTTCACGTGGACTTGTTGTGCAAACAACAGAGTTTGTTCCCATGGGTTGTCCCCTTGAACTTTCATATGGTCCTGAG GTCGGAAAATGGGATTGCAAAGATCGCATTagatttcttgaagaagaatACTTTTTCCATTGTCGGTGCCGTTGCTGTTCTCAAATTAACCTATCTGACCTAGTTATAAATGGGTATTGCTGTGTCAATACAGACTGTACTGGTGTAGTTTTGGATAGTAATGTGGCCACATGCGTGTCCGAGAAGCTAAATCATTTTTTGACTGCTCCAAAAAGCCTGGATCATCACACTCAG GTGTGGGATAAGGTGCATACTGATGTTGAGGAAGTGGCTTCAAGTTTGTTCAGTAAACGGAGAGGTTCCTTTCATATAGAACCTGAGATATGTTTGAAATGTGGTTCCCGCAGTGATATAGAAAATTCTCATGCAGCAGTGAACAAAGCTTGGAATCACTTAAGAAG GGTGGACGAGTTGAAAAATTCAGGGCAGGCCAACGTTTCTCTATTATCAGATTGTTTAAGGTCCATTGCCGTGCTTAGAAATTTCCTTCACATGTATAACAAAGACATTGCTGAT GCGGAGGATAAGGTTGCTCAGGTCTGCTATTTAGCTGAAGAACTGCTGGATGCAAGAAAGCATTGTGAAGCATCcattaag ATTCTGAAGAGGTTGTATGATGATGAACACGTGGTGATTGGAAATGAGATGGTGAAGCTTGCGTCCATTCAGCTAGCATCAGGTGATTCAAGTGGAGCATGGAAGACAACAAAGAGATTGTCTCAGATATTCTCCAAGTATTACGGGTCACATGCTGAGACTCTCTTCTCTTATCTCCCATGTCTTAAGCAAGAAGCTGCCAACGCTGTGAACTTGTCATCTTAA
- the LOC104757700 gene encoding ATP-dependent RNA helicase DEAH13-like codes for MANVMGDDCNLEVMPPRKKKNNKLNSNKNTVSRTSRKRKLTSNKETAVMSNSQKRKLKKLAEEKENETFYAYTAAALEQYKIPEDISSLLQSSTVIGRSATKLEKRRRAMEFSKAGFVTELSDESADDDQQKDDDHDYDDEEHAEIDTPTFVTDSQLLVDDELSSVSAQDTSNKLVVDDTTFDMILHRADDGEEGSQRMDEEIENEDVAAVQGPRVPAFVVHVTRPAEVEETRKDLPIVMMEQEIMEAINHHPTVIISGQTGCGKTTQVPQFLYEAGFGSKQCTSRSGIIGITQPRRVAVLATAKRVAFELGVHLGKEVGFQVRYDKKIGDNSSIKFMTDGILLREIQNDFLLRRYSVIILDEAHERSLNTDILIGMLTRVIKIRQEYYVEQQKSLQSGCAVTSEHQVITPLKLILMSATLRVEDFVSGKRLFPKVPPLIEVPTRQYPVTIHFSKKTEIVDYIGQAYKKVMSIHKKLPQGGVLVFVTGQREVDHLCDKLRSFSKEFVVQAAKRDASAKKKCDDGSFGGIDMKEIAEAFDDGSNNQNFRFSSHEEDPSDIGDGSYDDDFEEDMYESDEDSDWETIDDSSAYPFVEEGKLDALRAAFNALSDKNGSVSVETTKSIAAEDQEAEQEKTSFTPGKLRVLPLYAMLSPAAQLRVFEDVEKEERLVVVATNVAETSLTIPGIKYVVDTGRVKVKNYDSKTGMESYEVDWISQASASQRAGRSGRTGPGHCYRLYSSAVFSNIFEESSPPEITKVPVDGVVLLMKSMNIPKVENFPFPTPPEPSSIREAERCLKALEALDSNGRLTSLGKAMSHYPMSPRHSRMLLTVIQMLKETRNYSRANLVLGYAVAAVAALSLPNPLIMQFEGDKKNESEDASKTVKQDEKQRRKERKEKIKAARNRFSNPSSDALTVAYALHTFEVSESGTGFCEANGLHLKTMDEMSKLKNQLLRLVFSCCKLSETEDCFSWSHGTIQDVEKSWRITTSSSSKSPLLQNEEELLGEAICAGWADRVARKTKATEYQACSVQEPVFLHRWSSLINSAPELLVYSELLLTNRPYMHGATRVKPEWLVKHAKSLCVFSTPLKDPKPYYSSEEDRVLCWVVPSFGPYNWELPAHSVAITEDRDRAAAFGCALLQGEVLPCFKRVRLLLAGKPETLLEREGWGLERVGSLVIALTEKKIDSLESLRKSWEKNPKVLYSEIEVWFQKKFRHRVKELWQTMLKEAHVKESGQVR; via the exons ATGGCAAATGTAATGGGAGACGATTGCAATTTAGAAGTAATGCcaccaagaaagaagaagaacaataag CTGAACTCAAATAAGAACACGGTTTCGAGAACATCCCGGAAACGGAAACTGACTTCAAATAAAGAAACGGCGGTAATGAGCAACTCTCAGAAACGGAAGCTGAAGAAATTGgcggaagagaaagagaatgaaacCTTCTATGCATACACTGCCGCGGCGTTAGA ACAGTACAAGATACCTGAGGATATATCATCGCTTTTACAATCGTCAACAGTTATAGGCAGA TCAGCGACAAAGCTGGAGAAACGTAGGAGAGCAATGGAATTTTCTAAAGCTGGTTTTGTGACTGAGCTTTCTGATGAATCAGCCGACGACGACCAGCAAAAAGACGATGACCATGATTATGATGACGAAGAACATGCTGAGATTGATACTCCTACTTTTGTAACTGATTCTCAACTACTGGTTGATGATGAACTCAGTTCTGTTTCTGCTCAAGATACTAGTAACAAGCTCGTGGTAGACGACACTACTTTTGATATGATCCTACATCGTgctgatgatggagaagaaggctCACAAAGAATG GACGAGGAAATTGAGAATGAGGATGTAGCTGCTGTACAAGGACCTCGTGTGCCTGCCTTTGTAGTTCATGTTACAAGACCAGCCGAAGTTGAAGAGACGAGGAAGGATCTTCCCATAGTAATGATGGAGCAGGAGATTATGGAAGCTATTAATCATCACCCTACGGTTATTATTTCAGGACAAACCGGGTGTGGTAAAACCACTCAAGTTCCTCAG TTCCTTTATGAAGCTGGTTTTGGTTCAAAGCAATGCACTTCTCGAAGTGGGATTATCGGGATTACCCAACCACGCCGTGTTGCTGTCCTTGCCACTGCCAAGAGAGTGGCATTTGAGCTTGGTGTTCATCTAGGTAAAGAAGTTGGTTTCCAGGTTAGGTACGACAAAAAGATTGGTGACAACTCCTCTATCAAGTTTATGACCGATGGTATTTTACTTCGTGAGATTCAGAATGACTTCTTATTGAGGCGTTACTCTGTGATAATTCTCGATGAAGCTCATGAAAGAAGCCTGAACACAGACATTTTAATTGGGATGCTCACTCGAGTCATCAAAATCCGACAGGAATACTACGTGGAACAACAAAAGAGTCTTCAGTCTGGATGTGCGGTAACCTCAGAACACCAAGTTATCACGCCACTTAAACTTATATTGATGAGTGCGACATTGCGAGTGGAAGATTTTGTATCGGGGAAAAGGTTATTCCCCAAGGTACCTCCGCTTATAGAGGTTCCCACTCGACAGTATCCAGTAACTATACATTTCTCCAAGAAGACTGAGATTGTTGATTATATCGGTCAAGCTTATAAGAAAGTGATGTCAATTCACAAAAAGTTACCACAAGGAGGAGTACTTGTTTTTGTGACAGGGCAGAGAGAAGTTGATCATTTATGTGACAAGTTACGTAGTTTTTCAAAGGAATTTGTTGTTCAAGCTGCTAAAAGAGATGCTTCCGCAAAGAAGAAATGCGATGATGGTTCTTTTGGTGGTATTGACATGAAGGAAATTGCTGAAGCATTTGATGATGGCTCCAACAATCAAAATTTCAGGTTTAGCTCACATGAAGAAGATCCTTCCGATATTGGTGATGGTAgctatgatgatgattttgaagaagataTGTATGAGTCTGATGAAGACAGCGACTGGGAGACCATTGATGACAGCTCTGCATATCCATTTGTAGAGGAAGGGAAGCTTGATGCTCTTCGAGCAGCGTTTAATGCTTTGTCAGATAAAAATGGATCCGTATCTGTTGAGACAACGAAGTCCATTGCAGCAGAGGATCAAGAGGCTGAGCAGGAGAAAACCTCATTTACTCCAGGAAAATTACGTGTTCTTCCGCTTTATGCAATGCTATCTCCAGCTGCACAGCTTCGAGTGTTTGAGGatgttgagaaagaagaaagacttGTGGTTGTGGCGACTAATGTAGCAGAAACTTCTCTGACTATCCCTGGTATAAAGTATGTGGTTGATACAGGTCGGGTTAAAGTGAAGAATTACGATTCTAAGACTGGTATGGAAAGTTATGAGGTAGATTGGATTAGCCAAGCTTCGGCTAGTCAAAGAGCTGGAAGATCTGGACGAACTGGACCTGGCCACTGTTATCGTCTCTATTCATCTGCGGTTTTTAGCAATATATTTGAGGAATCTTCGCCTCCTGAAATCACGAAAGTTCCTGTTGATGGAGTCGTTCTTCTCATGAAATCTATGAACATTCCAAAG GTTGAGAATTTCCCGTTTCCAACTCCGCCTGAGCCATCTTCTATTAGAGAAGCAGAACGATGCTTAAAAGCTTTAGAGGCTCTAGACAGCAACGGAAGGCTAACATCATTAGGAAAGGCTATGTCTCACTATCCCATGAGTCCACGTCACTCAAGAATGCTTCTCACAGTCATCCAAATGCTAAAAGAGACCCGGAATTACTCACGCGCGAATCTTGTCCTTGGATACGCGGTTGCAGCGGTAGCCGCATTGAGCTTACCAAACCCTTTGATAATGCAGTTTGAAGGAGACAAGAAAAACGAGTCCGAAGATGCTAGCAAAACCGTCAAGCAAGACGAGAAACAACGGAGAAAGGAGCGGAAAGAGAAGATCAAAGCCGCACGGAACAGATTTTCCAACCCGAGCAGCGATGCTTTGACTGTAGCTTACGCATTGCATACCTTTGAGGTCTCAGAGAGTGGCACAGGCTTCTGCGAGGCAAATGGACTGCATTTGAAGACCATGGACGAGATGTCTAAGCTCAAAAATCAGCTTTTGCGACTTGTTTTCAGCTGTTGTAAGCTCTCAGAAACCGAAGACTGTTTCTCATGGAGTCATGGGACTATACAAGACGTGGAGAAGTCATGGAGAATCACCACATCGTCATCCTCAAAAAGCCCTCTTCTACAGAACGAAGAAGAACTGTTAGGAGAAGCCATATGTGCGGGATGGGCAGACCGTGTAGCCAGAAAGACCAAGGCGACAGAATACCAAGCATGTTCTGTTCAAGAACCTGTTTTCTTGCACCGCTGGTCGTCTCTCATAAACTCAGCTCCTGAGTTATTAGTCTACAGCGAGCTCCTACTCACCAACAGACCGTACATGCACGGAGCTACACGAGTGAAGCCGGAATGGCTAGTGAAGCACGCTAAATCTCTCTGTGTGTTCTCCACGCCTCTCAAGGACCCGAAACCATACTACTCAAGTGAGGAAGATAGAGTTTTGTGCTGGGTGGTGCCAAGTTTCGGTCCTTATAATTGGGAGCTTCCGGCTCACAGTGTGGCAATAACAGAGGATAGAGACAGAGCAGCGGCATTCGGATGCGCTTTGCTTCAAGGAGAGGTATTGCCTTGTTTCAAAAGGGTTAGGTTGTTGTTGGCTGGGAAACCTGAAACGTTGTTGGAAAGAGAAGGTTGGGGTTTAGAAAGAGTTGGGAGTTTGGTGATAGCTTtgacagagaagaagattgataGTTTGGAGAGTCTGAGAAAGAGTTGGGAAAAGAACCCGAAGGTGCTTTATTCAGAGATTGAAGTTTGGTTTCAGAAAAAGTTTCGTCATCGTGTCAAAGAGCTTTGGCAAACAATGCTAAAAGAGGCTCATGTTAAAGAAAGTGGTCAGGTCAGATGA
- the LOC104757699 gene encoding SET and MYND domain-containing protein 4-like isoform X3: MSLESSLAGKKQLQNERNAISDYQNKQTSEYDECHLSNYAGEDHLPTVQTEVKLRCVSTKEKGRGMVSECDIELASVIHIEEPFSVVISKSCRETHCHFCLNELPADAVPCPSCSIPVYCSESCQIQSGGMLSTNERDKHHVFQNLPDDIVEHIKGITSADIYYSENECIQEHQHECRGANWSAVLTSDAVLAGRVIMKLINQGKAATDLSNLQEILELSHSYSMMNPEIKLELHLISIVLIWCLSKSSCPDLSVCEAAVTQTIILLSQIKVNSIAVVRMKSSGDSFKCIPSGNVSAKEQIQSLEQIRVGQALYKTGSLFNHSCKPNIHLYFLSRGLVVQTTEFVPMGCPLELSYGPEVGKWDCKDRIRFLEEEYFFHCRCRCCSQINLSDLVINGYCCVNTDCTGVVLDSNVATCVSEKLNHFLTAPKSLDHHTQVWDKVHTDVEEVASSLFSKRRGSFHIEPEICLKCGSRSDIENSHAAVNKAWNHLRRVDELKNSGQANVSLLSDCLRSIAVLRNFLHMYNKDIADAEDKVAQVCYLAEELLDARKHCEASIKILKRLYDDEHVVIGNEMVKLASIQLASGDSSGAWKTTKRLSQIFSKYYGSHAETLFSYLPCLKQEAANAVNLSS, from the exons ATGTCGCTTGAGTCATCGTTGGCAGGGAAGAAGCAGTTACAAAATGAACGCAATGCTATTTCTGACTACCAGAATAAGCAAACATCGGAATACGATGAATGTCATTTAAGCAATTATGCTGGCGAGG ATCATCTGCCAACTGTGCAGACGGAAGTAAAGCTGCGTTGTGTGTCGACAAAAGAGAAAGGAAGGGGTATGGTATCAGAATGTGATATTGAACTAGCGTCTGTGATACATATCGAAGAACCTTTTAGTGTG GTCATATCAAAAAGTTGTCGGGAAACACATTGCCACTTTTGCCTGAATGAGTTGCCTGCTGATGCTGTTCCATGTCCTTCATGCTCAATACCTGTGTACTGCTCAGAGTCCTGCCAAATTCAATCAGGTGGAATGCTGTCCACAAATGAGAGGGATAAGCACCACGTTTTTCAGAATCTACCCGATGATATCGTTGAGCATATCAAAGGTATTACATCAGCTGATATATATTATTCTGAAAATGAGTGCATTCAAGAACACCAGCATGAGTGTCGTGGAGCCAATTGGTCTGCTGTACTGACATCTGATGCTGTTTTAGCTGGTCGAGTTATAATGAAATTGATAAATCAAGGGAAAGCAGCTACGGATCTTTCTAACCTTCAGGAGATATTA GAACTTTCCCATAGCTACTCTATGATGAATCCAGAGATCAAGTTGGAGTTGCATCTAATTTCCATAGTATTGATTTGGTGCCTTAGTAAATCAAGCTGCCCTGATCTTTCGGTCTGTGAAGCTGCTGTGACACAG ACTATCATACTGCTGTCACAAATCAAGGTGAACTCTATAGCAGTTGTCCGCATGAAATCCAGTGGCGATTCTTTTAAATGCATCCCATCTGGAAACGTCTCAGCAAAAGAGCAGATTCAGAGTTTAGAGCAG ATCCGAGTTGGTCAGGCTCTCTATAAAACTGGTAGTTTGTTCAATCATTCCTGCAAGCCAAACATCCATTTGTACTTCCTTTCACGTGGACTTGTTGTGCAAACAACAGAGTTTGTTCCCATGGGTTGTCCCCTTGAACTTTCATATGGTCCTGAG GTCGGAAAATGGGATTGCAAAGATCGCATTagatttcttgaagaagaatACTTTTTCCATTGTCGGTGCCGTTGCTGTTCTCAAATTAACCTATCTGACCTAGTTATAAATGGGTATTGCTGTGTCAATACAGACTGTACTGGTGTAGTTTTGGATAGTAATGTGGCCACATGCGTGTCCGAGAAGCTAAATCATTTTTTGACTGCTCCAAAAAGCCTGGATCATCACACTCAG GTGTGGGATAAGGTGCATACTGATGTTGAGGAAGTGGCTTCAAGTTTGTTCAGTAAACGGAGAGGTTCCTTTCATATAGAACCTGAGATATGTTTGAAATGTGGTTCCCGCAGTGATATAGAAAATTCTCATGCAGCAGTGAACAAAGCTTGGAATCACTTAAGAAG GGTGGACGAGTTGAAAAATTCAGGGCAGGCCAACGTTTCTCTATTATCAGATTGTTTAAGGTCCATTGCCGTGCTTAGAAATTTCCTTCACATGTATAACAAAGACATTGCTGAT GCGGAGGATAAGGTTGCTCAGGTCTGCTATTTAGCTGAAGAACTGCTGGATGCAAGAAAGCATTGTGAAGCATCcattaag ATTCTGAAGAGGTTGTATGATGATGAACACGTGGTGATTGGAAATGAGATGGTGAAGCTTGCGTCCATTCAGCTAGCATCAGGTGATTCAAGTGGAGCATGGAAGACAACAAAGAGATTGTCTCAGATATTCTCCAAGTATTACGGGTCACATGCTGAGACTCTCTTCTCTTATCTCCCATGTCTTAAGCAAGAAGCTGCCAACGCTGTGAACTTGTCATCTTAA